The proteins below come from a single Aegilops tauschii subsp. strangulata cultivar AL8/78 chromosome 6, Aet v6.0, whole genome shotgun sequence genomic window:
- the LOC109740411 gene encoding uncharacterized protein — MKGWGANLGRDLRERKKALLTAIQALDLRADTVGLSPDEWLSRYDLEDQLSIIYTDEEAYWRLRGSHKWVLKGDANTAYFQAIANGLRRRNTIPLLWDGPSLLHSPSDIRTHVDGFYRSLFSASPRSGLSLALDCWSGRQLVSAAENAALTAPFSEDEVWAAIRGMNPSSAPGPDGLP, encoded by the coding sequence ATGAAGGGATGGGGTGCCAACCTGGGTCGTGACCTCCGCGAGCGAAAAAAGGCCTTGCTGACCGCCATTCAGGCACTTGACCTCCGTGCTGACACGGTCGGCCTATCCCCTGATGAGTGGCTCTCTCGGTATGACCTGGAAGACCAACTCTCCATCATCTACACAGACGAGGAAGCTTACTGGCGTTTGCGGGGTTCCCATAAATGGGTCCTGAAGGGCGACGCGAACACGGCCTACTTTCAGGCCATAGCAAACGGCCTCCGTAGACGCAACACCATCCCCCTCCTCTGGGACGGTCCGTCCCTTCTGCATTCGCCGAGCGACATTAGGACCCATGTCGACGGGTTCTACCGATCCCTTTTCTCCGCCTCTCCCAGGAGCGGCCTTTCTCTGGCCCTCGATTGCTGGTCCGGCCGCCAGCTTGTCTCCGCTGCGGAGAATGCCGCTCTCACGGCCCCATTCTCGGAGGATGAGGTCTGGGCGGCCATTAGAGGCATGAATCCCTCCTCGGCCCCGGGTCCGGACGGCCTTCCGTGA